TCATGCCTCTGCATCACCTTATAAATACGCATACCTCCTCATCACCATATAAATAAGCATACCTCCGCATCACCATGTTAATAAGCATACCTCCGCATCACCTTTTAACTTTAAACCTTCCTAGGGACAACTTacattcttatttattttcttgaCTTGTCTAGCATTTACCTTCTTGGCGACCAGtcttctatttaaaaattaatataacaaaCAAACTCAGTTTCGCACAAACTTTATGTCCACGTGTTCGTATTGAACTCAAGTTTCTAAAGAACTAAGAATTATATTCTTTTGGGCAGTATAACACtagatattgaagaaaaatagagACTATTATTCTAGATTCTTGGAATAGCATCTTGCTATCTTGTTATGTGGTTTTAATGTTGTGAAAGTGACGGAGGCGGAAATTGaccgattaagaatttaatggaataaatacgttgcaagtacagttcttaaccagtgaaaatccgcttatcaatttaaaagggttgtcacaaaattagaataaaaatactgggagtatgaatcccaggtcgtctcccaacgagttgacaaaagagtgcAGTTTATTGgtcagaggttttccaagaaattttgagtttgagaaacaggaaaataaataagagaatttatgtaatttaaataaagatcttgattgggagaagattaattggaagttctatccttgttggatttttctcaagatcaattgataattggtaattgttttcacttagttatcctttactgaataaagaaaagtcaagtaagttgggatcaacttctattcacaagttctaatcctctcctttgggaaggattagcatcagtgactagagagtcaaccaataataaatccaattacaatTTGACTCTTGAGTaatccaactcaaggttctccttttaattaactcccaatcaagttggggaactactccattatcatgaatgtagacttcacaaaattaaaaggaaaaataaagaaagacatgataaacaataataaaaaagatcaattaaaaataaaaatagttcttgtattaataaactctaaaaataatccaattgtaactctggacaaattaagGATACGAAGGAGtaagtgaaaagtaaaaaacaaACTTGACGAAGTCTTGGCGGAGGTaacaactcttctcaatatccaaatccaaaagcaaataaaattctaagactatgaatgtgtagagagaaaacctagaggaggagtaaaatccgatctaaaaactaaaaattatccTAATGAGAATCTTCCCCGAGTCTCTACATATTCCCCGACTTTAGTCTgcgtttctgggccgaaaactggatCAAAACGCagcccaaaatcgcccccagcaatttctgtaaattctgcagatcgcgcatgtcacgcgtacgtgtcgtcCACGCGATCACGTCATCCAGCGTTTTTCCtcgccacgcgtacgcgtcgtccacgcattcgcgtcatccGTGCagatttcaatccacgcgttcgcgtcagacACGCAAACGCATCACTGCGATTttctccatttcgcgcggttgcgtgagccatgcgtctgcgtcggtgttcgctggtcatctccttgatTTCTTATGTTCCATCCATTTTCGCAAGCtttctctccattctctaagtcattcatgtcctatgaaacctgaaacacttaacacacggatcacggcatcgaatggtatgaaAGAGAGTTAAAATACACAACAAAAAGATCTCTatgaagcaagttttcaaccatagaacaactttgggaaggaattgtaatatcatgctaatcacatgaataagtgagtaaagacttgataaaaccactcaattaaacacaatataaatcataaaataatggtttatcagaAAGCTTATGCACGGACTATCTCTCTTGGTAAGGTCATTCTAGAGATCCTAACTTTAATTTGAATAAGGTTTTACTATATTTGGATTAGAATTGAATTTGataacaattttaataaaaatatactgcTACCGCCTACCATTAAGAAGATTTCAGAAAAATACACCAGGCAACtctgtttttgaaaaatgtacAATAAATTCAATTCTAATTACTTTTGGATTTTGGTGAGGATACACTCTACACCCCTAGGTTTTGGGAAAAACAAGTTTCAGATTCATAGAACCTCGTTTGGTTAATTAAATATCAGTTGGAATTGCTGCCCTGTTTTTAGtaattggttttgaattttctGCGAATAGCCCAACTTCCAAGAGACATAACTAACTATACAAAATAGCTATGGACGTGAAATTTGTACGCACTTAAAATAGACTTATAGATCTGTAAAATCCTTTTGAAATCAACTCAAAAtaccaaataaatcaaaagtTCTAGTGACTGGAGATTGATACTTAAAACCAGAAAACCAGAAAATTTTGCAGCaactactaattttttaaaattcacatCTTTCAAATCACTTCACCAAATTTCCTGAAATTTTTATAGAGAAATCTTGACCTCCTAAAGGttattgtaaaaataattttgcttGTAAAAACTAGTCAGATTGCTCCCAGAATTTATTTTAAGTTGTTGTCTAATCTGTTTCAGAATTTCTGCAGCAAGGCTCCCTAATTTTTCATAATCAAATTTGATCCTCTAAGTTTCTAACTCATACCCATCAATAATTCTCATTACTCATTACCatatctatatgaattatgCCATAACTCATTTCAAGAGCCTCAGTTCCATATACATCAAGAATTTACACAAGAAACATAACATGATCACACtttcataatattaaaaatctGCACTAcatccaacaacaataatttaacCAGTTAACAGAATTTTTAGCAACATCAATCATGTTAGCTATAGGATAATGTTATAGGATTTGGTGGGCTTCATATCGAATGTAGCTACAGGGTTGCCCATTGAAAGTTCAGTAATGGCAGCTACGTCGAAGAGTGTGGAACCAACCATTCCATAGGGGAGGTAAAAATTGTTTGTAGCTTTGTTCCAGAAATAGAGCACAGCGCCAATCATCCAATGATGAATAGTTGGTGTAAAATGAGAAAGACGAAAGTGTTTATGTATACCTTGTGCTTTTCAAGCGTTGCCATTTATAGGTTCGAGGTTTTGGTACCAAGTGAGGAAATTGGCAGTCTTGAAAGAGACTTTGGGATTGTTTCAAAAAGGTTTTTCGCCATTAATAAATGGTGCTATGAAAAGGTTTTGTTTAATAAGCAAATCTTCTCCTTCGCCACTTGAAAAGTAATGTGCGTTTTTCTTGGCTTGTTCTAAGGTTTGTAAAGGACTGACAAAACAGCAAGTATTATCTTCAACAGTAAAAGAGAAAAGGATCCTTTTGTCATTTGTAATATTCTCAGGGTCTTCAATGACAGTGTCGTTGAATTGAGATACTATTTTTAAGTCATTCTGCTTAAAAGTTTCAGTCATAACTTGTTTGTCTTTGTCTTTGGCTGTTGacgtttctagggttttaaaaAAAGCCATTGATattggaaagaaaaagaaatgagtgTTGGTTTGGTTTCGAATGAAGAAGGGTGCACAAGAAATTTGATGAAAAGATTGGCGTAGCTactagaagaagatgaattttgaaaagaaaaatgaaaatatgggACAAAGGGTTTATAAAGAGGTTTTTgagaaatttttcaaattttgaaaatgaaaaatctTCTTTGAGAAGCCACGATTAAAGAAGAGAGAGGATAGTAATTAATGGGGAAACGAGTCTTTGTGGACgttacttttaaaatattggAAACGTGGGTAGTTAATGAGCCGTGTTTGAATTAATTGTCTAGTTATGGGTCTTAAAATTCTTAAGAGAAAATAGGATTGAGCTTTTTTCTGATAGCTCGATAGAGCATCAATCCTAAGAGGGCAATTTGTTaatcgaaaataaataaattttgaacTTCGAAGTAGAAACTTGCTTCATATGGCTTATCGAAGATGGCATATCGACAAGGGAGTGAATTTCAAGGGAGTGAATTTCGATAAATAAGGACTCATCGAGAAAAAATGAAGTAATCGAAGAAATGAATAAGTTAGATAAGTAAAGCTAATTGATGGTAGTTACCCACATCGTGCCAAAGAGCGGAAACGGTTACTCAAAGATTAATGCACATGGGACttatgtttgaatttgattggtAGAAGACTCTTATAAATAGGTGAAGGTTCGAAGAAAAAATGGTTGGAATTCATTTTCAGAAAACACTCTCGCACACTCACATTCCCAGCGATTTTCTGAGTTTGCAAAGAGCTTTCTTTTCTATAGGATTCCTTCCATGtcttttaaatttcatttaaatttcttgtaatctttattttcatgcaaatttatctttcaagcaaatttattctttctattttcttttaagatTTAACACTTTGTTGTCGATTTCAAAGTCCTTTGATCTTATGGAAGGCAGTTTACTGCTTTACTTAAgttcaatatttttcttttcaatttcaataattttatttttaaatttgtttttgcttttcttttagatttatttttattattttgttcaaTTGAAAGAATCTTTGATACACTTTTGAAAACTGGTACTCACAAAAGGAGTAAATTTTGCTCTAAGATCATTAGATATCGAACCAATCTAttatatatctattatatatatctctaattttataatcaaaatatgcCACATGTCACTCTCTTATTGTAATTGGAATCAAATCTTTcccttcaaaattaaagaaatctcCTCTCAtccttactaattttacaaccaaaatgtgtcacatgtcaCTCTTtcattgtaattgaaattaaatctttccctccaaaattaaagaattcttcTACCCtccttactaattttacaaccaaaatgtaCCACATGTCACTCCCTCATTGCAATAGAAATCAGatcttttcctccaaaatcAAAGAGTTCTCCCCTCCTCCCTCTccctttctctatttctcttaTTCCTTCAACCAccctatttattttatatatcattatcaatatcaattatcaatgactaattactaatttgacaatcaaaatgtgCAACATGATAttctttaattgcattaaaattaaaattgaaatatacctatattttgtatcatatattactatctaatttaataatcaaatgtgtcacatgacactcttattaaaattgagagaaaatatttttttttcagaattaataaattcacttcctaaattctctcatctacatctctttatttttttatttctctcttctatttttacctatatataatttatattaataatttgataaattaaaatatatcgtctaattttttttacaattaaaataaatttttttcttctaaaattaacaaattttcaCCGAATTCAACTTGGGAGGATCGGAGGATCACGCTTATTGAGAAGGGTATTGAAAGAGGCAACAGCATAATCaacattgttattattatttattattgttaagagCAATTGGGAAAGGAGAATGAGCATAAAGCCTCAAAGGAACAGGGCGAAACAAACGAAGAAGGAATGCGGAATGGAGGTTGGCGTACCTTATGATTCTCATTGTGCCTACGTTTCGACAAAATGCAAAAATTGAAGGAAACAAGTAGCAAGTACCAGGGTTTTGGCGTCTCCTTTATTTCAACTATCCAAGACTTTTCATCTCTAAATATCAGTAAGTTTTTTTGGTTTCTTCATGGGGAAGGGTCCGAAGACCCGGACCGGACCGGGTGCAGACCCGGATTCAACCCACAATTCGAACACCTACAGCCTCACCTAATCCTATTGAACGCACACCAGGAACTTCATCCCTACCCTCTTGCTACTGTTGCGATACCTGTGTGCTGTTTTGGTAGTGTTGGcttagtcttttttttttttccaaggTGTGTTTCTCAGATTGAGATTTTTTATAAGAGTACATGTTTTTTAAAGTGGCATTTTGGGCCAGGGAGAGAACGACAATAATTACGTCCACagacaaaataataatataaaactgGAATGTAAAATGCAAGTCACGCttgacccaaaaaaaaataaaaacccaaACCATGTgtaaggctgcgtttgtttataGATTTGGAATACTGAGATAGATTGTGAAAGTAAAAAATTGAACAGAGATTATGCTGAGGTTTTTGtaaatattagtaaaataagTAGCcgtaaaataattttgaaatgttagtaaaattcaaatagaaaacaaaaaattgaataccaaattttatgtattagtattatatattattatagatTATAGATATATGTATCTATCTAtgcatatcttttatttttatctttatttttactatCCATNGTTTATTTTAAGTTTCGTAGAATTAATAAGTTctacaatatttttaatataaactttttttagttataaaatcgATAATTAGatagagtaaaaataattatgcaATATTTATATCTACAAAAGAtaatttatattcttatattGATTTGATGAAAATATATCTTAACTGTTTATATTCgtatagttatatttttatgtatttatttataattttatatattattttactataatagaaatattttaactgaattataattaaattttgaaccattaaattaataaatcagTAGTTAAAATGATTcaatgtttgatttaatttttaaatctttggTCTAATGTGAatatgttttaataattaaactaagaatAAAGCTCTAAATTCaagcaaattttttatttaagtccATCTAAGTTGTTGTAACAACTTTTTAAATCACgcgctcctcctcctcctttttcttttaaatttgcgcaggttcttcttcttccaaattTGCACACGCaagtttttcttctttcattcttcttctcctcctctttcttctcctcttcttagagattatcaattcaattcagaatACATGtgtccattcaattcaattcaattcataatgaaccgaacatgtTATTAAGGTGAAAttaaacaattgtatagtactaaatgaacgaaacattatccattatataaaaccaaattcaaaaaagatttctgcataatgaaccaaacacgttattaaggtgaaataattgtatagtactaaatgaacggaacattatccattatataaaatcaaattcaaaacagctttctgcataatgaaccgaacacgttattaaggtgaaacaattgtataatactaaatgaacagaacattatccattatataaaatcaaattcaaaacacatgTGTCTACAATTTAGAGATTACAATTCAATACAATTCAATTCAGAACAATTgcgtccattcaattcaattcaactcATAACAAAATCGAACATGTTAttaaggtgaaacaattgtaaagtactaaatgaacggaacattatccattatataaaatcaaattcagaaCAGCTTtttgcataatgaaccgaacacattattaaggtgaaacaattatatagtactaaatgaacggtacattatccattatataaaatcaaattcaaaataacttTGCATAATAAATCGAACACAATATTAAAGTGAAACAATTATATAATACTAAATAAACAGaatattatccattatataaaatcgaaTTCAAAACACTTGTgtctataatttaaaaattatcaattcaattcagattaTTACGTAAACAAAACAGATAGAAAATGAATGACAAAGCTTCATTGATCTATTGGTATAGTTCTTGACTATAGTCCACTTATCATATTGATAAGCCAAAATGACAAAGAATGAAAATTGAGTTATAAAATGATATGATTTTCGTCTTTTTCAAGGTGAGATATGGTATCAAAACTTGctaatattttatcattttgcCTTTCTTCTCATATTTAGTCATTCGTTATTAGACATACTAATTTATTGATATGCAGAAAAGGAAATTCGAAACTCGAAAGGGTAGAAGAATAATCAATAATAGAaagtttaattttatcacatcgAACCAGAAAAACCACATCACATTTCCAAAGCTATTGCCACATAGTACATGACATGGTACATCTCATGTACTCGAGGTACCATAGTTGTCATGACACATGTCATTTATTATAAGTAAGGCGACACATAGCAAAGATGAAGTTGCAATATCTGTACTGACCAGTGAATGGTACAACATTGATCGAAAATGTTGGTTTCCAAATCGAGATAAATCTAttcttccaaccatatatatGTTTATAAAGATAACAATCAATTTATGATAATCATTAGTCTCAGCTTTTAAACCGATCAATTTGGTCTTTTAACTATTATTATGttagttttttaaataaaatttgtcaTAAATTACTTTTCTCAACAACTTAATTTAGTAAGAAAacgtatataaataattatatttttaaggtTTAATTCATCTATTGGTCTTTATAGTTTTGCGAAATTTTCagttagatttttatatttttttctttctaattgagtctttgcaccaatttttttcatttaggTCTCTCTTAACAATAATTGGTTTAATTAGATAgggaccaaattaaaaaaaattggtgcagagacccaaataaaagaaaaaaaagtatagagacccaatcaaaaataaaattttgtgcaagaactcaattaaaagaaaaaaatatataagaacctAACTAAAAATTTCGCAAAACTATAGagactaatagaataattaaacctattttaacacatatttttatattctcttacacaagtctttttaatttgtatttagaGTAAACTATCAAAATAGTAGTTGAAAATTTGCATTGCTGACAAAACGAACTTTAAAATATGCTAACAACAATTAAGCTcccgaaaaatttaaaaatatcataaaaaattagatattaaatatatattttaaaaaataattttagagatcaaattttgatgcaaaaGTTTTGAatcattattagaaaaaatatcttttcatccttagaatttgataattttttgtcaaagcaaattttttttttaaatcttttttattgtgaatgaccacatttttttaaaaatataaacaatttAGAGATCAAAATttgctaaaaattttttgtgtactttttaaaaatttatttaaatattgctACAAAAATTTAGAGCTAATGAATAAGTCGTTTattaaatatgaaattttttttgttatttatgaaaaatataatatttattagttcTTTTTGtcgtattttaatttcaaattattcaaGGGTTGTTTTGTCAATAAcatcttttcagaatttttttttcaaaaattgaatttttttggataccaaattaataattaatccttgtatttaaacaaatttttatatagactttttttatttactttatgcTAATTTATATTGACCCCAAAAATTCAatctaaaacaataaaaatataattttaggtCATCTGTCCACCCATCGAAATATTTACAAACCAATAAATTACTATAAGAGATTAATCACTATAATTAATAGTAAATATATATACCAGAATTGGACTAATAGAGTATAAAACATACATATACAAAGGaccaataatatattttctcaATTAGGTCATATTCCTACAACACAAGTAGCTGATCCACTAAGAAATAGAATATCTTCCTGAAGCACACAAACAAACACAataatgaattaaaaacatGAATATTTACTTCTCATATATAGCGAAAACGTTTCTTACCTTTTCATGAAGTCAAAAATagtacattttcttttttaaataaacaaaatcaattttttttcttatatactCTCTCCATGCAACATAAAGGAAATATGTCTAATTGAATCAATGAATGTGTATAAAAAGATTCtcctatattattttattatacatgtttaatttattagtttattcccCTTTTATAAGAAGGCATGGTAACTATTTATTTAACTGATGACTTAGGAAAACAaaggaaataaattaataaaattgtcTTATTTTTGCTATTAATTGCTTATTGCCCTCATactagagaaaaagaaaaatggatggCCAAACTAAATCTTATACTTGTGTTTTTTGTAAGAGAGGATTCTCAAATGCACAAGCACTTGGAGGCCACATGAATATTCATAGAAGAGATAGAGCCAGGCTTAGGCAATCACTTGAAGAGAAAATGTTGCTTCAAATTGATGAtgatcaacaaaaaaataataataccaaCCATAAGAAGCCATGGAATTTTCTAGaaatggatgatgatgatgatgattatgcaATAATCCAAAGGGGCAAAGGAACAATAATTGGTGGTACTTCAGAAATTCCTCATCAATTTCCTCTTCTTGTTGGGGTGCCACAtagttataataattatatgaatGAGATAAGGAAAGGtattattgaagaaaagaatattGAAGTGGATCTTGAGCTTCGTCTAGGGTTTATTGAGCCAAAAGAAGCAACAACTTTGAGCACTAggaaattcttttaattaagcTTCTTTTTATATGAGGCTTAATTTACATTCCTTCAGTGGGAAGATTTTAAGAGGTTGATTGGTTTTTTGTGCCTACCTCTTATTCCATTCACCATCATATATGTGAaggtaattaaattatatatagtataTTATTTAGATATTATCATATAATTAAGCTTTTTATGTTAATATTGCTTAGCTTATGTGTATATCATTTTAGTCTTGCATATCGGTTGTAATTCTTTGTATATCTTTTcattatgttgttatttttatattatgatttTATATGTAAAGtttgtaattatatatatgtatttactattatttgaagTTGTTGCTTATTGTATTATAATATGAAAGATGTCATTTGTTCTTTCCTGTATAATGCATATACATGTTTCTAGCAAGCATTTAAATGAATCTATACTGAAAATCAATTCTTCCACTCTTTGATATTGcattttattgtttatatttgttcttatgtTTATGTACTTCGTGCTATATAGGATTCGGTATTTTTGAAGTTTATGGCTATAAGTTAATAACAATACTGCGCTGAATATCAAAGCAACAATACAATGATGAGAAAATGATCAACTTCAatttccaaaaaattaaaatgagataTATAACCATTTAATTTATGGGTTTCTACATAATATAGAAATGATTTTGATATAGTATTCAACTTTTATGACTAAAAGACTTGAACTTTCATGGTTTAATGATATATCAtatcaaattaaacataaaCTTTAAAAATCGAAAGAGTATTTAATTCTATATATAACTTGTTCGGTTGCTTGGGTGAGTGGCGGAATGGGTGAGGTCGAGGTTAGAGCAGGTTAGAGCAAATGGGTGTGAGGAAGGATTTGGATCTGGGCGCAAATTTTAGGGGTGAGGTAATCGTCCGAGCTGTCAGTGGATCGGCAGGTGGGGCCACCTGTAAGGACACttcgatacttaagttagtgTCTGCACCAAGAGGCATCTAATTAGGATAAGAAATGTGACGTACCTCTGGGGAGGGATAAGTCCCTCTCCATTTATACTCTGAACTCGGGTGGACTCCTTCATTTGGGCCCATCACCATAGAAGTTTCTATTAGCTCTCCAGGTTTTTTTAGCAGATGTAAAGTGATATGCGGGTCACTCTTAAATTCGGGTCGAATGATCCGGCGGATCGATAATTCGTGGTCGGATCCAAAGTCTTTGTTAGACTGGACTGGAACATAactattcatatatttttacatAGGTAATGatttaaagttttttaaaaaatatatttttttatcacgAAAACCTTTAGTAATTGTAGAGCCAGCTTGATAATGCTGATTAGAGAATAGTACTTGTATTTTTCAATGGTGATCATTGAGAATTTGAGAGTATaactatttcattttttataaaagtttgaATACATAGAATCAAAAATAATATGGGACATATGAAATTCACAAAGTGAATTATAGAGTATAGAAACTAATTCATACATAagtaaaaatattctttttagatttatttacttATGATCGGAGCTTATTATGGATAGTTTGGTATCTAGGATTAACAAGCCATTCACAAAAGTGTTGGATCTGATTATGTGAAGCTGCTTTTTTAGTGTAAATGGGTCTTATTCTGAGACTttacatatatttttgttttctcataTTTATGGTGTCTAAATGTGTAGTGTctccttatttttttctttatgttaaAATAACTTTGAGCCCACGTAAATACtataaaaatctttaaaaaatatgaaattaagtggaaaaagtgaaatctttatgtattatttagcttatgttttggatttatatCTTTATGGTATGTAGAAAATGCCAAGATCACCATAtgacaaattttattaatattaaattgagatattttaattataaattttattctcATGTATTACAAATCatttattatttagtataattatttgtttgaaaacttatttaatttttttgttattagataattattattctattaatatttataatatagtTCAActattatttaaacaaattatttatttaaattaattgtttaatatattttttattaatatttactttagtcattttaaaatgaattcgaaaagtattttaattttttaatcaaatttaaaattctaatttctattACAATTAAAAAACTTTAATGCTAAAAAGAGTTATGTTCATATTTTAATCCGAAATAAAGTTAGGCCCAATAAGAATAAAGGACTATCCATAAAAAGAGTGGCCTTTTCTGTTTGCCCGACATCATAAGAAGTCAGATACAACAAGGAGGTCCAAccatacttatttaaataagtaactaTCTCCCT
This sequence is a window from Arachis duranensis cultivar V14167 chromosome 2, aradu.V14167.gnm2.J7QH, whole genome shotgun sequence. Protein-coding genes within it:
- the LOC107475090 gene encoding transcriptional regulator TAC1-like, yielding MDGQTKSYTCVFCKRGFSNAQALGGHMNIHRRDRARLRQSLEEKMLLQIDDDQQKNNNTNHKKPWNFLEMDDDDDDYAIIQRGKGTIIGGTSEIPHQFPLLVGVPHSYNNYMNEIRKGIIEEKNIEVDLELRLGFIEPKEATTLSTRKFF